A genomic segment from Bacillus cereus G9842 encodes:
- a CDS encoding phosphatidylinositol-specific phospholipase C, translating to MNKIKMRNFFKISILTCITLASLSTPSTILANSHPGYSYESNIGYQNPSWMAKIEDSTKISEISIPGTHGTMALHGASFIDENLTRNQTMSLSQQLNSGIRYVDMRVKRVKDSFAMYHGVVNQKAVFEDVLKETIQFLKAHPTETILMRLKEETTPENGSLSFEEIFLKYKNVNASYFWDPNSVQTSDRNNPTLGDTRGKIVILQNFTSTQLYGIDYEGLNIQDKFEIGSGPNEIYTKWIAIKNHLQNTNTNFNNGKIHLNHFSGTGGAAAFLNNVYPWFVASGKEGRNTDSSPKLIQTNSTNAWSDFPRDRNGQVYYGGMNILGTELLQQGAIKHSGIIAADFPGPGLIDSIIKLNGIHSNEKEILISQIASESSPLSGQQNRSSQNFKIDSLPVGTKELKWVIEPSEKDYPSTISFNVMIDVSLGIDSTRWKNISHESKTEAYTNTKYYIASPIGATSKFTVKIYAITN from the coding sequence ATGAACAAAATAAAAATGAGAAATTTCTTTAAAATTAGTATCCTTACTTGTATTACACTAGCAAGTTTAAGTACACCATCTACTATTTTAGCTAATAGTCATCCAGGTTACTCCTATGAATCCAATATAGGGTATCAAAATCCATCGTGGATGGCGAAAATAGAAGATTCAACAAAAATAAGTGAAATATCTATTCCAGGGACTCACGGTACAATGGCTTTACATGGAGCAAGTTTTATTGATGAAAATTTGACAAGAAATCAAACTATGAGTTTATCCCAACAATTAAATTCCGGAATTCGATATGTAGATATGCGTGTTAAACGTGTAAAAGATTCTTTTGCAATGTATCATGGTGTTGTAAATCAAAAAGCTGTGTTTGAAGATGTATTGAAAGAGACCATTCAATTTTTAAAAGCTCATCCAACAGAAACAATATTAATGCGCTTAAAAGAAGAAACTACTCCTGAAAATGGATCTCTATCATTTGAGGAGATATTTTTAAAATACAAAAACGTTAATGCTTCATATTTTTGGGATCCTAATTCCGTACAAACTTCAGATAGAAATAATCCTACTTTAGGAGATACCCGCGGGAAAATTGTAATCTTACAAAACTTTACATCCACTCAATTGTACGGGATTGATTACGAAGGTTTGAATATACAAGATAAATTTGAAATTGGAAGCGGACCAAACGAAATATACACAAAATGGATTGCGATAAAAAACCATCTACAAAATACAAATACTAACTTTAATAATGGAAAAATTCACCTCAACCATTTTAGTGGTACGGGGGGCGCAGCCGCATTTTTAAATAATGTATATCCTTGGTTTGTTGCAAGCGGAAAAGAAGGCAGAAATACTGACAGTAGTCCTAAATTGATTCAAACGAATTCCACTAATGCGTGGAGTGATTTCCCTCGCGATAGAAACGGACAAGTATACTATGGGGGGATGAATATACTTGGGACCGAACTCTTACAACAAGGCGCAATTAAACATTCTGGTATCATCGCAGCTGATTTTCCTGGTCCAGGTTTAATTGATAGTATCATTAAATTAAATGGTATACATTCAAATGAAAAAGAAATATTAATTTCGCAAATAGCATCTGAATCTAGTCCTTTATCAGGGCAACAAAATCGATCCAGCCAAAACTTTAAAATTGATAGTTTACCTGTAGGTACAAAAGAATTAAAATGGGTTATTGAGCCTTCAGAAAAAGATTATCCTTCTACTATTTCTTTCAATGTAATGATTGATGTTTCCCTGGGAATAGATTCCACTCGTTGGAAGAATATTTCACATGAATCTAAGACTGAAGCTTACACAAATACTAAATATTATATTGCAAGTCCAATTGGTGCCACTAGCAAATTCACAGTGAAAATTTACGCTATTACAAATTAG
- a CDS encoding lytic polysaccharide monooxygenase, whose protein sequence is MKLKLTSKLERLRTSKKGIGACVLAAGMTAITMAPQSAYAHGFVEKPSSRAALCSQNYGVLNLNCGNVMYEPQSLEAPKGFPDSGPIDGKIASAGGLFGGILDQQTSNRWFKNTIKGGVNTFTWKYTAAHSTSKWHYYITKKGWDPNKPLTRAELEPIGTVKHDGSAASNNLTHTINVPTDRNGYHVILAVWDVADTSNAFYNVVDVNLVNNETPDTVAPSQPTELNASKVSANSVEITWKASTDNIGVKEYQVLRNGEVIDTVPGTTFIDKKLKADTEYTYTIKALDSAGNISKESEKLKVKTTHTIPDIEAPTQPKGLHSMGTTSTTVDLMWSPSEDNVGVDHYIVYRESAGVMNKIGTAANTSFMDKDLKANTSYNYVVTAVDLAGNESSRSDVLNVTTKSENSAYEKWDARKAYTKGDRVVHEGKVYEAVQNHQGNGDSNWIFALSLWKPVLNK, encoded by the coding sequence ATGAAATTGAAATTAACATCTAAATTGGAAAGATTAAGAACAAGTAAAAAGGGGATTGGTGCTTGTGTTTTGGCTGCAGGCATGACGGCAATCACAATGGCTCCTCAAAGTGCGTATGCACATGGGTTTGTTGAAAAGCCGAGTAGTCGTGCTGCTTTATGTAGTCAGAATTATGGGGTATTAAATTTAAATTGTGGAAATGTAATGTACGAACCTCAAAGTCTAGAAGCACCTAAAGGATTTCCAGATAGTGGACCGATTGATGGGAAAATCGCTTCGGCAGGAGGGTTGTTTGGAGGTATTCTTGACCAACAAACATCAAATCGTTGGTTCAAAAACACAATTAAAGGTGGAGTAAATACATTTACATGGAAATATACAGCAGCACATTCTACAAGTAAATGGCATTATTACATTACAAAAAAGGGATGGGATCCTAACAAACCATTAACACGTGCTGAATTAGAACCAATCGGAACTGTGAAACATGACGGTTCGGCTGCATCAAATAATTTAACACATACAATTAATGTACCAACTGATCGTAATGGTTATCATGTTATTTTAGCTGTATGGGATGTAGCAGATACGTCAAATGCTTTTTATAATGTAGTTGATGTAAATTTAGTAAATAATGAAACTCCTGATACAGTAGCTCCAAGTCAACCAACTGAATTAAATGCCTCTAAAGTTTCTGCCAATAGTGTTGAAATAACATGGAAGGCTTCCACTGATAATATAGGTGTAAAAGAATATCAAGTGTTACGTAATGGAGAAGTAATTGATACGGTACCAGGTACAACTTTTATTGATAAAAAATTAAAAGCAGATACGGAATATACTTATACAATAAAGGCATTAGACTCTGCTGGAAACATATCAAAAGAAAGTGAAAAACTGAAGGTTAAGACAACACATACAATCCCCGATATAGAGGCTCCAACTCAACCAAAAGGATTACATAGTATGGGTACAACATCGACAACTGTTGATTTAATGTGGAGTCCGTCAGAAGATAATGTAGGTGTTGACCATTATATTGTATATAGAGAAAGCGCTGGGGTTATGAATAAAATTGGAACAGCGGCTAATACATCCTTTATGGATAAAGATTTGAAGGCTAATACATCGTATAATTATGTAGTGACGGCGGTTGATTTAGCTGGAAATGAATCTAGTAGAAGTGATGTTTTGAATGTAACAACAAAGTCAGAGAATTCCGCATATGAAAAATGGGATGCAAGAAAAGCATATACTAAAGGTGATAGAGTAGTACATGAGGGGAAAGTGTACGAAGCGGTTCAAAATCATCAAGGAAATGGCGACTCAAATTGGATTTTTGCTTTATCGCTTTGGAAGCCAGTTTTGAATAAATGA
- a CDS encoding Fic family protein — protein MRDFFDDKYKNIELKRRLINLISEISEFKGKLAAYQEQNKDIFNSLEKTIPLHYIKNFTTIYEDIKVPNKRLKELILDDIVPQNISEDAIFCYYQTLSFVHKNSCTLLINPATIQELHFQLIHYITSDSAKWREKPFIIPGIPEHGMHLNSYRILPHELIPQFMEQLCDQYNSLNTSKGLHSLLLIARFILNFYCIVPFNQGNNRLAFMLMQLLLIKSGHTFVKYVCLDKYIKKHESDYYNSIYKSSVNWYCEEHNNSFWLKTFLTIILEAYKDLHNTVLDSICKHTKVERIQDFILKQKQPFTKESIRNTYPDIAESTISKALNSLQLFGHIKLVTKGRNAKWIKI, from the coding sequence ATGAGAGACTTTTTTGATGATAAGTATAAAAATATTGAATTGAAAAGGAGGTTAATAAATTTAATAAGTGAAATTAGCGAATTCAAAGGAAAATTAGCTGCTTATCAGGAACAAAACAAGGACATATTTAATAGCTTAGAAAAAACTATACCACTACATTACATAAAAAATTTCACAACTATTTACGAGGATATAAAAGTTCCTAATAAAAGATTAAAAGAACTTATTTTAGATGATATCGTACCTCAAAATATTTCGGAAGATGCTATTTTTTGCTATTATCAAACACTTTCTTTTGTACATAAAAACTCCTGTACTTTATTAATCAATCCAGCAACTATACAGGAATTACATTTTCAACTAATACATTACATTACCTCTGACAGTGCCAAATGGCGTGAAAAACCTTTTATTATTCCAGGAATTCCAGAACATGGAATGCACTTGAATAGTTACCGCATTCTTCCACATGAACTTATTCCACAGTTTATGGAGCAATTATGTGATCAATACAACTCATTAAATACTAGTAAGGGGCTTCATTCACTTTTATTAATAGCTCGTTTTATATTAAATTTTTATTGCATAGTCCCTTTCAATCAAGGTAATAACAGGTTGGCATTTATGTTAATGCAATTGCTGTTAATTAAGAGTGGACATACATTTGTAAAATATGTATGTTTGGATAAATATATTAAGAAACATGAATCTGATTATTACAATTCGATTTATAAATCTTCGGTGAATTGGTACTGCGAGGAACATAATAATAGCTTTTGGTTAAAAACGTTTTTAACCATTATATTAGAGGCTTACAAAGATCTTCATAACACAGTTCTAGATTCTATATGTAAACATACTAAAGTTGAGAGAATTCAGGATTTTATACTTAAACAAAAACAACCCTTTACTAAAGAAAGTATTCGTAACACTTATCCAGACATTGCAGAGAGTACAATCAGTAAGGCTTTAAATTCCTTGCAACTGTTTGGCCATATTAAGCTAGTTACAAAAGGAAGAAATGCAAAGTGGATTAAAATTTGA
- a CDS encoding spore germination protein, with protein MSLNEETLETKTDKTIEKIQTSNLKQLKNTLDNIFDISADLIEHPLQLKTNTNILLYYFEGLTDGVALKTNVVTPLLQEVNEDSQIFNSNIIATHTKIVYTWNEIKEGLLEGQCVLFMEGEKRSLLINTKGWAERAIQEPISEVTIKGSHDGFIENATKNIGLIRRYIPSTELKIKKLTIGERATSIVYLIYLGDVANADVVQEIETRICKIKTDAVLSIGELSNYTKDQNWTPFPQAYLSERPDAISNHILDGKVAVLMDRSPGAMVVPMNLIGFFQTPDDYNIHWLIASFFRLLRFAGFIIAIFLPAFYIAIVSFHFEIIPIDLYTSIATSRVKVPFSPLLEAFIMEITLEMLREAGIRLPQPIGQTIGIVGGIVIGQAAVQAGLVSNVMVIIVSITAIASFIVSNYDLSSSIRLIRFPMMLLAYFYGIVGIVSGLMLLFAHFVSLTSYGSPYGMPIAPFRLQELKDSFVRFPISMITTRSSTGQPKQRKKKEGG; from the coding sequence TTGTCCTTAAATGAAGAGACCTTAGAAACTAAGACAGATAAAACCATTGAAAAGATTCAAACAAGTAACTTAAAACAACTTAAAAATACACTAGATAATATCTTTGATATTAGTGCAGATTTAATTGAACATCCTTTGCAATTAAAAACAAACACGAATATTTTACTATATTATTTTGAAGGCCTTACAGATGGTGTTGCATTAAAAACCAATGTTGTTACACCATTATTACAAGAAGTAAATGAAGACAGTCAAATATTTAATTCTAATATTATTGCTACTCATACCAAAATAGTATATACATGGAATGAAATTAAAGAAGGGTTACTTGAGGGGCAATGTGTACTGTTTATGGAGGGAGAAAAGCGGTCACTTCTAATAAACACAAAAGGCTGGGCAGAAAGGGCGATTCAAGAGCCAATTTCAGAAGTTACTATTAAAGGATCCCATGATGGATTTATTGAAAATGCCACAAAAAATATAGGTCTTATTCGTCGATATATTCCTTCTACAGAGTTAAAAATCAAAAAGCTGACGATTGGAGAACGAGCCACTTCTATAGTCTATTTAATTTACTTAGGTGATGTAGCAAACGCAGATGTAGTCCAAGAAATAGAAACTAGAATCTGTAAAATCAAAACAGATGCGGTATTAAGTATTGGAGAGCTATCTAATTATACAAAAGATCAAAATTGGACTCCTTTTCCACAGGCTTATTTAAGCGAACGCCCAGACGCCATTTCAAATCATATACTTGATGGGAAAGTAGCAGTGTTAATGGATAGATCACCTGGTGCAATGGTTGTTCCTATGAATTTGATTGGATTTTTTCAAACCCCAGATGACTATAATATTCATTGGCTCATCGCATCATTTTTTCGCTTATTACGATTTGCAGGATTTATTATAGCTATTTTTTTACCCGCATTTTATATTGCTATAGTCTCTTTTCACTTTGAAATTATTCCTATAGACTTATACACTTCTATTGCAACATCAAGAGTCAAAGTCCCTTTCTCCCCCTTATTGGAAGCTTTTATAATGGAAATTACACTAGAAATGCTACGTGAAGCTGGCATTCGCTTACCACAACCAATTGGACAAACTATTGGAATCGTTGGAGGGATTGTAATTGGACAGGCGGCTGTTCAAGCTGGTCTTGTTAGTAACGTTATGGTTATTATCGTATCTATTACAGCCATTGCTTCATTTATTGTTTCTAATTATGATTTATCAAGTTCTATACGCCTTATCCGTTTTCCAATGATGTTATTGGCTTACTTTTATGGGATTGTAGGTATTGTTAGTGGATTAATGCTTTTATTTGCTCATTTTGTTTCACTAACTTCCTATGGTTCACCATATGGAATGCCAATCGCACCATTTCGTCTCCAAGAGTTAAAAGATTCTTTTGTAAGATTTCCTATTTCGATGATTACCACCCGCTCGAGTACAGGACAGCCGAAACAAAGAAAGAAAAAAGAAGGTGGTTAA
- a CDS encoding GerAB/ArcD/ProY family transporter, whose product MGNLKFQKVTLFEFIIFIHSLQLASGMLIMPSPLATNAGTDGWISIILGWIVTSIIGVFIILMLQKNPNKNFSQILKTYFGKWIGTILFLAYAFYLFFAGFNTLLKATDIVKVWIFPSTPAYQITILLLLPFIILTLSGLRALTSYSMLVFFFTTWMPLFLLFSLKTNYNPLHLLPIFKEGLYPIVKATKETITPYAGLEIAYYIYPFLQKKQKAIKGLLIANTGTMFFYLYVTILSYIYFSPEGIKDVIWPVFHLLKGVRFSFMERLEIIYIAYYLIVFSTTIYPYLFFSFESVAISLQKNARNWALLAFMLFIVGLFIFLNPDVDQYLFIYSLMDILNVVFFILLPILFFAYSILFTWITRRKQL is encoded by the coding sequence ATGGGAAATCTTAAGTTCCAAAAAGTAACTTTATTCGAATTTATTATTTTCATTCATTCGCTTCAACTTGCATCTGGTATGTTAATTATGCCAAGCCCCCTTGCTACTAATGCTGGCACAGATGGCTGGATTTCGATCATTCTCGGATGGATAGTTACTTCTATAATCGGGGTATTTATTATATTAATGTTACAAAAAAATCCTAACAAAAATTTCTCACAAATCTTAAAAACATACTTTGGTAAATGGATAGGGACAATTCTTTTTCTTGCATATGCCTTTTATCTATTTTTTGCTGGATTTAATACTTTATTAAAGGCAACCGATATTGTAAAAGTGTGGATATTCCCTTCCACTCCTGCTTATCAAATCACCATATTATTACTATTACCTTTTATTATTTTAACCCTGAGTGGGTTAAGGGCTCTTACTAGTTATTCTATGCTTGTTTTCTTCTTCACTACTTGGATGCCACTATTTCTTCTTTTTTCACTAAAGACTAACTACAATCCTTTACACCTACTACCTATATTTAAAGAAGGATTATACCCTATTGTAAAGGCAACAAAAGAAACCATTACTCCTTATGCTGGCCTAGAAATTGCATATTATATATATCCATTCTTACAAAAAAAGCAAAAAGCCATAAAAGGACTACTAATAGCGAATACTGGAACCATGTTTTTCTATCTATATGTTACTATTCTTTCTTATATATACTTTAGTCCAGAGGGGATAAAAGACGTAATCTGGCCAGTATTTCATCTGTTAAAAGGGGTTCGTTTTTCTTTCATGGAACGATTAGAAATTATATATATCGCTTACTATTTAATTGTATTTTCCACTACGATATATCCGTATTTATTTTTCAGTTTTGAATCTGTGGCCATTTCACTTCAAAAAAACGCCCGCAATTGGGCGCTGCTTGCTTTTATGTTATTTATAGTTGGCCTATTTATTTTCCTAAATCCCGATGTGGATCAATATTTGTTTATATATTCTCTTATGGATATCTTAAATGTCGTTTTCTTTATTCTATTACCAATCTTATTTTTCGCTTACAGTATTCTTTTTACTTGGATTACTAGGAGGAAACAACTTTGA